Below is a genomic region from Telmatobacter sp. DSM 110680.
TGCACTCCTGCCGCGTTGGTTACTTGTTGATCTGTGATGATTCCGGAGACCGGCGCTACCAGATCGACAATTCCAGATGGATGGTCGACTGTGCTGCCCATCAGTTTCAGATGCTCGGCTGCGGCATCCCTGGCGACCTTTGCTTTCTTCTCTGCATCGTCTGCGATTTGCAGGTCATTGAGCGCGATTGCTCCATGCTTGTAGAGATCCTGAGCCCGTTCCCACTGGGCCTTGGCTAGTTCCTCGTCAGCAACTGCATTCTCGTAGTTGGCAAATCCGCCTGAGATATCATCACTGCGCAGGCGCAGTAGTACCTGGCCCTTCTTTACCTCGTCGCCGAGTCGCGCCCTGATCTCAACAACGCGACCCGATGCGAGTGAGATTACGGGAACAGTGCGCGCAATATCAGGAGCCACCGTCCCAGTTACCATGAGCCTTGCAGCCGCTTCATGAGGCTCTGACGTCACGAGCGGATACTTCGACGGATCTTCAACAGACCAACTGGCCACGTTAATGTCTTGCACCACCTTTGCAGGAGGAGGAGCCTCGGTCGCAGCGTCGGCATGCTTTTCCCTGCATCCAGCTAATGCGCAAGTAAAAGCAGCAAACATCATCGAGAAAAGAATGCTAGTTGCCGTTCGCTTCATGACGTCTCGTCGATTCAGTTTGTTGAGGTATTTCGAGCCGAATACTTTGGTTTGCATCTGGAAGTTGCTTCACAACAAAAGGAACTCGCAACTGATAAACGTCGAGATCGTCGACCTATGAGAAGCATCGGAACCTGAATGCTGTTCGGATGCCACTCACAAGTCCGACCTCCGTCGTTCATGCTCGCTTCTCAGAATCTGACCATGATTGCGATCGTGCTGACTGTCTGGTTCGTGCGCAGATCCGGCCACCAGATGGAGTTGAGTCCGGAAGATGTTCCTGCGTTCGCTCCAGCGCCGCAAGCCAGTTCTGCAGCCGCAAGGCTGCCATATCCGAAGCCGGAGTTCGCACCGCTCGCGCATGCATACTGCGTCGGGAATCCGTTGTTTCCTCCGGGAGGCGTAATGCCCCCGCGACCGGTCCAATAAGGGACATCCGAGTAGCGATAGCCCTCTTCCAGGCGGAAAGTGATGAACTGGCTCGGCATGTAATCGAACGTAATCGTGCCGTCGTGCATCTGCGCGCGATCCCCGGGATTCTCTGTGAAGTACGGAGTGCCCGAGAAAGCAGTGGCGCCATTGATAGGCGGAAGCAAAGTGAGGTAGCGACCTGGATTACTCATCTGGCCGCCTCCCAGTGTTACTGCGTAAAGGTCCTTCTTGAACCAATAGCGGTTGTACATCATCCATCCAACGAAGTCTTGCTTG
It encodes:
- a CDS encoding efflux RND transporter periplasmic adaptor subunit, producing the protein MKRTATSILFSMMFAAFTCALAGCREKHADAATEAPPPAKVVQDINVASWSVEDPSKYPLVTSEPHEAAARLMVTGTVAPDIARTVPVISLASGRVVEIRARLGDEVKKGQVLLRLRSDDISGGFANYENAVADEELAKAQWERAQDLYKHGAIALNDLQIADDAEKKAKVARDAAAEHLKLMGSTVDHPSGIVDLVAPVSGIITDQQVTNAAGVQSLGTNPFTISDLSYVWVVCDVYENDIPNVKIGDTAEVRLNAFPEMALKGMVSNILPILDPSIRTAKVRIEVRNPGMLRLGMFASATFSSLKKEKHTIVPASTILRLHDRDWVYVPAAGNKFQRIEVIAGDSLPNNMLELISGLQPGQKVVVNPLSLQNEIDNK